The genomic stretch ACTCCGTAGTTTAACACGAGAATGGTTCCAGGTTTAATTGTTCTGCCTTCCTCTTCTCAGTTCCAGGAGTGCCACACAACAGGGCCCAACAGCATCCAGACCTACAACCCCCTGCTGCCCCACTCACCAGCGGCCCAGCGTGCTGAGGGTGGTCAATAAAGCAGGGGAGAACAAGGGCAGACAGTTCTACACCTGTTCCTTACCCCAAGGATCCCAGTGTAACTTCTTTGAGGTAGATATATAACGATGCTCTTCACATTTCTGCATTGTGTATGTTATAATCTGCTGTGTTTGAGAGCACAGCAGTCATTTAATAGGTAAGGCGTGTTACCGAATATATACAGTAAGACTGTACATATATAGCACAGATTTCAATCTGATCAACTCCAGCTTCCAGCTTTATACTAATGGACCCTTTTTTATTAATGTCTGACCAAGCACAGGTTAAGATCTGAATGGATCAAGGTAATCTGAAGGGTCGAGGCTCACGGTTCTCGAGTGATTGGCAGTGTTCTGTCGAGTTGTGCCAAGTTATCCATCAGTACGAGTGTTACATAAGTGTAAATggaatcaaataaaaataatttagtcTTTATTCTCTGATTCAGTGATTTAGGCTATCCAAATATCCCACCTGTTCTTCTGCTGGGAGCATTTCCTCATATTGTACTTTTAGGCTATCAGTAAATCCTACCTGCTGTTTTATTTAGGCAGCTTTTCCTAGAAATATACACTATAGTAGCACAACTTCCATTCGTGTCTGTAGCCATCACTTTGCCGAGAGCGGCATCCGGTGGATTACAGCATGTGTTTATTCAAGAGCTTCCACAAAGCTTTGAACAGACGTTAGCAGTTAGCCAGAATGAGGAGCAGAACGTATCTTTAGAATCCGACCATGACTATGCCTCTCTTCCACCTCCTGGTaaatgagtgcattcattagcatCACAGTGTAGGGCTGAGTAATATTTGTATAGAGTTAGAATTGAGCCATCATAATTTTTGTAGAAATCGCTGCTTGAGATATGAGGAAGGTCCTCATGAAAAGCTCCTTAGTGCCGTGTCGTAAAACGCCCAGCAGGTTAACCGGGTGTGATTTTACCTGCTTAGTCGCTATTTCGCCTTAATGGCATCGGCGTGTGAAAAGGGTCCGTTATGTGAAATCTGTGCAGCTGGACAGAACCAGGGATATAAGAATAattcatacatttttattagaaattgaaccctagtctctAACCCGCTACACTAAACCAACCCTGTACAGGCTCCACAGACAGTTTTGTTCCATGAAACTTTTAGGTGATCCTGTAATTGTCCTTTGTTCCAGTGGGCAGATCTGCACTTCCCTTTGTGTCACCACAGCAAACGCACCCTAATGAGAACCGTTCTGAAACTGGGACCCAACAACGGCCGGAGTTTCTACGTGTGTCCGTTCAAACAGGGCCAGCAGTGTGACTTCTTCCAATGGGTGTAAAACGACCCAGCATTCTGCCTGGACCTTTAACCGGTCAGCTGAACACTCTGGTTAAACTCGTGCACTTTCTGAATGTTTTGTTGTGATTTATGTGTTTTAAATATCCTAATGTAAGATATCTGGACTGATTGTGATACTGGAGGCCTTCTTGCTTCCTGCTGAGTGTCAAATAAAGACAATATCCAATTTACATGAGTCtggaaaaatatttaatttatgtaaAATTGTCTTTTGATCTGTAAAAGAGgatcccacaaaaaaaaaaaaaaaaacaatacgaATACTCTAATTAGGAGTAAATTCCCTATACACTGACGTACCCCCATTATTATACACAATCAATCAGGCAAAAACTGTCTTCATGGAGTGGCTAAATACAGTCCACCTTCTGCAGGACGGgtcggtctgtctgtgtgttggaCACCATAAAGGGGAACTCGCTGAAGTCAGAACGTTTGTTGCAAGCAGCtcctttaaagaaaaaaagtattttagtGCTGCACTACATACAGTGAAGCCCTACCACATTAATgacaatattaattattatataaattgaatatataaattataaatctgttatacataacatgcttttattttatttattgcatgCTTTTCTACGACCCAAAGCTGCTCTGAATAAGCAAGTTTAAAGTAAAAGTTAAAGTAAAAGGTAactcatttctttaaaaaaaaatatatataaaaaagggcCTCTCTTAGATGATCAGTTTCATAAAAGCTCACATCTGTGCTCCATCACCCACAGATTTAGTTTGCAGGAGGGTTGCTGCAGGGTCTACTGAGCATCACTTCATTAACCTTAAATTATGTAAACAGCTGCACCACAGAGtggtttattatatttaataactcTAAAATCAGTAATGTAATAGTTATGTCACTGTAAACAGCACAGACATGCCCTAACTCACCAAATCCCCCGGTTCTGTTGGCACAGATGATCGCCCCAAAGAAGTCTGGGTGGTGCTTCTTGATCCTGGTGATGGCCATCTCACAGGCCGAAGAGGGGGAAGCTCCCGTCCTCATCATCTCCACTGCTAAATAACTGCCAACAGGAACACAGCAGGGTTAGACCCCACATACGCATACACAGGGTGTCTGGTCTGCCACTCTTTAGCTGCAGTAACACTAAgtgctggaacattgctgtgaggggaATGTGACTGCATGCAGTACTGATGGCTGATCGTCTGCGTTCAGGGTAAGGTGGTGAAACCTGCGAATGTTACTCTTCACTGATCTATCGCTTTACCACAGTGGTTACCTGGGGAGAAAACGCATCATGATGTCTCCATCCCCGGTAGCAGCAGCGCCACCTGCTGAGCTATCTGCATATGCCCCCGCACCAGCCACTGGAGAATCCCCCACACGTCTAGAAAGAGAAACGCACACACCTTATAGCAGAACGGCTCTGACTGCAAATAAACGAGCCCCAGCGGTGCAGTAAACAGCTTTCACTACACAGTTAATAGAGTCTTCCATCACCTTTTTGTTAAGTGAGTGTCCTGCTCTGTGAGCCGACAGCATTTGTTTTGGTTCTCCTTACAGAGAATTACAAGCCATTAACCCCATCAGACCTACAGCGTCTTTACAGTCTTTCAAATGAATGCTTCTTGGCTTGCATTTACTGCCTTAAGAACAAAGGTGCTACGAAGGGTTCTGAGAGTAatgccatagaacaaccacttCTGGTTCCGTAAGGAAGAACTTCTGAAATCCAGACTGAGTGTgaatgtgaggaaccttttacaggtctaaagaaccatcacttgatTCTTTACaggtttaaaaggttcttccaaACAGAACACAGTATAGTATTTAGGCTGGTCGTACTCACCCGGGCACTTTATGGGTCGCTCCATTGGTTGAAGTTGCAGCAGTCACTTGACCGTTCTGTCCAATCACAATCATTCCTAAGAAAACCGGAATTATTAGATTGACACTCACCAAAGCTTTGATGGGGTCCCCataatcattatcatcatcatcatcatcatcatcatttaccAAACTAGTCGATCAGTATGATTAGTATTCGGCTTCACCAAACTAAACCAACCAGTACAACCAGTGGGTCCTGTGGCATTCCCCATCCAATGATGGACAGGGTAGAAGGGATTGGATAGACTGCAGCAAATGCATATATGGGAggtatatacaataaaaatggtCAGTAAACTGGCAGCTCTTGTACCAGTACCAACTGCCTAGTACTGAGTAGGTCCCgtttgtgctgccacaacagaccTGACCAGTTGAGGGGTGAACTTCATGATGCttttgaaggtgtcctgctgtggtatcggGCACCAAGACAATGAGCCTCGGGCACCCATAACCCTGTCCCTGGTTTACCAGGTTGTgcttttttggagcacttttggttggtactgaccactgcctaatagatccaccccttgacaggagccactatagatgaagacaatcaatgttttttttttttttttttcccttcacttggtgctaatgttgtggctgatcgaTGTACGTGTTATGTAACCTGCCATTGCTTCAGCAATCAATTTAATATCATATTCAGGGTGCATTACCAATGGTGTCATGTGAGCGGAGGTCAATTAGTCCAGGTTTTCGCCTTGAGCCTGAGTGCAGCTTAGCTTTGGGTTTGTACGGCCCGCATGACACGGAAGCATCCGGAAGAACGTTCTGAAAAAGAGGGAAAAGGAAGTCAGGCCAATTTCAGACCAGAAACCCAGCAGTCGCCTTCCCAAGCACATCCCCACAGGTTCGAGAGATCACATTTCGACCCtctgtgatgccacagccatccgtcagtgaCTGAGTGTCCCGGAGAGCACGGCCCTCTCTATCTCTGGCTGGGTAGAATggtcctccctctcccctcatAACTCAGCCAGCTGACGTAGCAGAATTAGCAGTTGGCGCTCTCCTGTGGCGATGCATTAGTGGCCgtttgtgaaaatgtggagCATTTGTAGCTTCAACTTGAAATCGCCGCTCATCACTGTCCGCAGTCTGCTTATCCACCGCAGGTTTCAAGCTAAGAAAAGACTGTGGTTTGATTATCTTGGCCAGCGCCCAGAAAGTTTAATCTTCTCGCGTGTGAACaacaggaaataaataaaatacacattCATCAAATTCCACTTCCCATCTCCGCACAGCTTTGATAGCACCAGCTCTAACAGCATGTTGGGATCAACCATTGTATTTTTCTTTAGGCTGGTGATGAATTATTCATTGCAGCTTAGGTTCATTGTGCAGATCTTTTTTATGGCTGAGATTGAATTGATATCCTTCCAAAACTTCTCACCAAAGTCCACATGGAGAATTTTAATGAGGCTGACAAATACGTCTAATAGTTCTGGCTCTGTGACGAGCGC from Salminus brasiliensis chromosome 19, fSalBra1.hap2, whole genome shotgun sequence encodes the following:
- the aga gene encoding N(4)-(beta-N-acetylglucosaminyl)-L-asparaginase, translated to MVSTGAEEGVRCLFGVAMIQTGVFLLGVFLPACPASLPLVINTWHFENATAAAWTALRAGLSPLDAAQAGCTRCEQEQCDGSVGFGGSPDERGETTLDAMIMNGDTMEVGAVANLRRVKNAVGVARAVMDYTDHTFLVGESASVFAEDMGFKSEDLSTNKSRDIFSQWLNQKCQPNFRKNVLPDASVSCGPYKPKAKLHSGSRRKPGLIDLRSHDTIGMIVIGQNGQVTAATSTNGATHKVPGRVGDSPVAGAGAYADSSAGGAAATGDGDIMMRFLPSYLAVEMMRTGASPSSACEMAITRIKKHHPDFFGAIICANRTGGFGAACNKRSDFSEFPFMVSNTQTDRPVLQKVDCI